The Salmonella enterica subsp. houtenae serovar Houten genome has a segment encoding these proteins:
- the dmsA2 gene encoding dimethyl sulfoxide reductase subunit, which produces MKITTPEALMAASISRRSLVKTSAIGSLALASSAFTLPFSRIAHAAAGLASGNVAEKAVWSSCTVNCGSRCLLRLHVKDDTVYWVESDTTGNDEYGNHQVRACLRGRSIRRRMNHPDRLKYPMKRVGKRGEGKFERISWDEALDTIGDNLKRILKDYGNEAVHVLYGTGVDGGNITNSNVPYRLMNACGGYLSRYGSYSTAQISAAMSYMFGGNDGNSPDDIANTKLVVMFGNNPAETRMSGGGVTYYVEQARERCNARMIVIDPRYNDTAAGREDEWLPIRPGTDGALAAAIGWVLITEDLIDKPFLDKYCIGYDETTLPASAPRNAHYKAYILGQGEDGIAKTPQWAAQITSIPAEKIIQLAREIGSAKPAYICQGWGPQRHSNGEQTARAIAMLSVLTGNVGINGGNSGVREGTWDLGVEWFSMLENPVKTQISVFTWTDAIDHGAEMTATRDGVRGKDKLDVPIKFLWCYASNTLINQHGDIAHTHKVLQDDSKCEMIVGIEHFMTASAKYCDILLPDLMPTEQEDLISHESAGNMGYVILGQPATSPKFERKPIYWTLSEVAKRLGPDVYQTFTEGRTQHEWVKYLHAKTKARNPEMPDYEEMKQTGIFKKKCPEEHYVAFRAFREDPAANPLKTPSGKIEIYSERLATLADTWELKKDEIIHPLPAYTPGFDGWDDPLRQRYPLQLTGFHYKARTHSSYGNIDVLQQACPQEIWINPIDAKARGIQHGDTVRVFNQNGQMLIPAKVTPRILPGVTAIGQGAWLNADMFGDKVDRGGSINILTSHRPSPLAKGNPSHSNLVQVEKA; this is translated from the coding sequence ATGAAAATCACCACCCCTGAGGCGTTAATGGCGGCCAGTATCAGCCGACGAAGTCTGGTGAAAACCTCCGCTATCGGTAGCCTTGCGCTTGCCAGTAGCGCTTTCACCCTTCCGTTCTCCCGCATCGCCCACGCCGCAGCAGGCCTCGCATCTGGCAATGTGGCAGAAAAAGCGGTCTGGAGTTCATGTACCGTTAACTGCGGCAGCCGCTGCCTGCTGCGCCTGCACGTAAAAGATGACACCGTATATTGGGTTGAATCAGATACCACGGGCAACGATGAATATGGCAACCATCAGGTACGCGCCTGCCTGCGCGGTCGTTCTATTCGTCGCCGGATGAATCATCCCGATCGCCTGAAATATCCGATGAAACGCGTTGGTAAACGTGGAGAAGGTAAATTCGAGCGTATCAGTTGGGATGAAGCGTTGGATACGATCGGCGATAACCTGAAACGTATCCTCAAGGACTACGGCAACGAAGCGGTACACGTGCTCTACGGTACCGGCGTGGACGGCGGCAATATTACAAACTCTAACGTGCCGTACCGCCTGATGAACGCCTGCGGCGGCTATCTCAGCCGTTACGGTAGCTACAGCACCGCCCAAATCAGCGCGGCCATGAGCTATATGTTCGGCGGCAACGACGGCAACAGTCCGGATGATATCGCCAATACAAAACTGGTGGTGATGTTTGGCAATAACCCCGCTGAAACACGTATGAGCGGCGGCGGCGTGACATACTATGTCGAACAGGCGCGCGAGCGCTGCAACGCCAGGATGATCGTGATTGACCCGCGTTATAACGATACTGCCGCCGGCCGCGAAGACGAGTGGCTGCCGATTCGCCCAGGTACCGATGGCGCGCTGGCGGCGGCAATCGGCTGGGTGCTGATTACCGAAGATCTTATTGATAAACCGTTTCTGGATAAATACTGCATCGGCTACGACGAAACCACTCTGCCCGCCTCGGCCCCGCGTAACGCGCACTATAAAGCCTATATTTTGGGTCAGGGCGAAGACGGTATCGCGAAAACGCCGCAATGGGCCGCGCAGATTACCAGTATTCCGGCGGAAAAAATCATTCAACTGGCGCGGGAAATCGGCTCGGCGAAACCGGCTTACATTTGCCAGGGCTGGGGACCACAACGCCACTCTAACGGGGAGCAGACCGCACGCGCAATCGCCATGTTGTCTGTACTCACCGGTAACGTCGGCATAAATGGCGGTAATTCCGGCGTGCGCGAAGGCACCTGGGATCTGGGCGTCGAATGGTTTTCTATGCTGGAGAACCCGGTAAAAACCCAGATTTCGGTCTTTACCTGGACCGACGCTATCGATCATGGCGCGGAAATGACCGCCACACGCGACGGCGTGCGGGGAAAAGACAAGCTCGACGTGCCGATCAAATTTTTGTGGTGCTACGCCAGTAATACGCTGATCAATCAGCATGGCGATATTGCCCACACCCACAAGGTACTTCAGGACGACAGCAAATGTGAAATGATCGTCGGCATTGAGCACTTTATGACCGCATCGGCAAAATATTGCGACATTCTGCTGCCTGATTTAATGCCAACCGAGCAGGAAGATCTGATTTCCCACGAATCCGCAGGCAATATGGGCTATGTCATTCTTGGTCAGCCCGCCACCTCGCCGAAATTTGAAAGAAAGCCCATTTACTGGACGCTCAGTGAAGTGGCTAAACGGCTTGGTCCGGACGTATACCAGACCTTCACAGAAGGCCGCACGCAGCATGAGTGGGTCAAATACCTGCACGCAAAAACCAAAGCGCGTAACCCGGAAATGCCGGATTACGAAGAGATGAAACAGACAGGGATTTTCAAGAAAAAATGCCCGGAGGAGCACTACGTCGCTTTCCGCGCCTTCCGCGAAGATCCTGCCGCCAATCCTTTGAAAACGCCGTCCGGTAAAATCGAAATCTATTCCGAGCGTCTGGCCACTCTCGCCGACACATGGGAGCTGAAAAAAGATGAGATTATCCATCCTTTACCCGCCTATACGCCAGGTTTTGACGGTTGGGACGATCCGCTTCGTCAGCGCTATCCGCTACAGCTAACCGGCTTCCACTATAAAGCGCGTACCCACTCCAGCTACGGCAATATTGACGTCCTGCAACAGGCATGTCCACAGGAGATCTGGATCAATCCGATTGATGCCAAAGCGCGCGGCATTCAGCACGGTGACACCGTGCGAGTCTTTAACCAGAACGGGCAGATGCTCATTCCGGCAAAAGTCACGCCGCGCATATTGCCTGGCGTCACCGCTATCGGTCAGGGCGCCTGGTTAAATGCCGACATGTTTGGCGACAAAGTCGATCGCGGCGGCTCCATTAACATTCTGACGTCGCACCGGCCTTCCCCACTGGCGAAAGGCAATCCGTCACACAGTAATCTTGTTCAGGTTGAAAAGGCGTAA
- the dmsB_2 gene encoding anaerobic dimethyl sulfoxide reductase subunit B, producing MTTQYGFFIDSSRCTGCKTCELACKDYKDLTPDVSFRRIYEYAGGDWQEDNGVWRQNVFAYYLSISCNHCEDPACTKVCPSGAMHKRDDGFVVVNEEVCIGCRYCHMACPYGAPQYNAAKGHMTKCDGCHDRVAEGKKPICVESCPLRALDFGPIDELRKKHGELAAVAPLPRAHFTKPNIVIKPNANSRPTGDTTGYLANPKEV from the coding sequence ATGACAACCCAGTATGGATTTTTTATTGATTCCAGCCGTTGCACCGGTTGCAAAACCTGCGAACTGGCCTGCAAGGACTACAAAGATTTGACCCCGGATGTCAGCTTCCGCCGCATTTATGAGTATGCAGGCGGTGACTGGCAGGAAGATAACGGCGTCTGGCGCCAGAACGTCTTTGCCTATTATCTCTCCATTTCGTGCAACCACTGTGAAGACCCGGCCTGTACCAAAGTCTGCCCGAGCGGCGCGATGCACAAGCGCGATGACGGTTTTGTGGTGGTGAACGAAGAGGTCTGTATCGGCTGCCGCTACTGCCACATGGCCTGCCCGTACGGCGCGCCGCAGTACAACGCGGCCAAAGGTCATATGACCAAGTGCGATGGCTGTCATGACCGGGTGGCGGAAGGCAAGAAACCGATTTGCGTGGAATCCTGCCCGCTGCGGGCGCTGGATTTCGGTCCGATAGACGAACTGCGTAAAAAACACGGTGAGCTGGCTGCCGTCGCGCCGCTGCCGCGCGCGCATTTCACGAAGCCGAATATTGTGATTAAACCCAACGCCAACAGCCGCCCGACCGGGGACACCACCGGTTATCTGGCCAATCCGAAGGAGGTATAA
- the dmsC_2 gene encoding dimethyl sulfoxide reductase subunit H: MGSGWHEWPLMIFTVFGQCVVGALIVSGLGWLTAKDDTIARQRIVRSMFFLWLVMGLGFLASIMHLGSPMRAFNSLNRVGASALSNEIAAGSVFFAVGGIWWLVAVLGKMPPALGKVWLLVSMALGVAFIWAMTRVYQIDTVPTWYNGYTTLTFFLTALLCGPVFAALLLRIARVPVCSVTFASISGLALVVCMAVIVLQGLSLSTIHSSVQQASHLVPDYGMLQVWRIVLLAAGLGCWLCPLIRRREPHTVGLLLGVVLVLAGEIIGRGLFYGLHMTVGMAVAG, encoded by the coding sequence ATGGGAAGTGGATGGCATGAATGGCCGTTGATGATCTTCACGGTCTTTGGTCAGTGCGTGGTCGGCGCGTTAATCGTTAGCGGACTGGGCTGGCTGACGGCAAAAGACGATACCATCGCCCGTCAGCGCATCGTGCGCAGCATGTTTTTTCTGTGGCTGGTGATGGGACTGGGATTCCTCGCGTCGATTATGCATCTCGGCTCGCCGATGCGCGCGTTTAACTCGCTTAACCGCGTAGGCGCTTCCGCACTGAGTAATGAAATCGCCGCAGGATCGGTGTTCTTTGCCGTAGGCGGCATCTGGTGGCTGGTGGCGGTACTCGGTAAAATGCCCCCGGCGCTGGGTAAAGTGTGGCTGCTGGTCAGTATGGCGCTCGGCGTAGCCTTCATCTGGGCAATGACACGCGTTTATCAGATAGATACCGTGCCGACCTGGTATAATGGCTACACCACGCTGACCTTTTTCCTCACGGCACTCCTGTGCGGCCCGGTGTTTGCGGCGCTACTGCTACGCATCGCGCGCGTCCCAGTTTGCAGCGTGACGTTTGCCAGTATTAGCGGCCTGGCGTTAGTGGTGTGCATGGCGGTCATCGTACTACAAGGACTTTCCCTCTCAACCATTCACAGTTCCGTGCAACAGGCCAGCCATCTCGTACCGGATTACGGTATGCTACAGGTCTGGCGCATTGTCTTGCTTGCTGCCGGATTAGGCTGCTGGCTATGTCCGCTGATTCGTCGCCGCGAGCCGCATACCGTTGGCTTGCTGCTCGGTGTCGTGCTGGTGCTGGCGGGCGAAATTATTGGCCGCGGACTTTTTTATGGCTTGCATATGACCGTAGGTATGGCAGTCGCAGGTTAA
- the dmsD gene encoding Anaerobic dimethyl sulfoxide reductasechaperone DmsD, with protein sequence MTTFLQRDDFAVTARVLGALFYYSPESSETAPLVQALLTDDWQAQWPLDADALAPVAAMFKTHSEESLPQAWQRLFIGPYALPSPPWGSVWLDRESVLFGDSTLALRQWMRENGIQFEMQQNEPEDHFGSLLLLAAWLAENGRHHECEQLLAWHLFPWSSRFLDVFIDHAGHPFYQALGQLARLTLAQWQAQLIIPVAVKPLFR encoded by the coding sequence ATGACCACTTTTTTACAACGTGATGATTTTGCAGTAACGGCGCGTGTTCTTGGCGCGTTATTTTATTATTCGCCGGAAAGCAGCGAAACCGCGCCTCTGGTTCAGGCGCTATTAACCGACGACTGGCAGGCGCAGTGGCCGCTTGATGCCGATGCGCTTGCGCCTGTGGCGGCTATGTTTAAGACCCACAGCGAAGAGTCGTTGCCACAGGCCTGGCAGCGTCTGTTTATCGGCCCTTACGCTCTGCCGTCTCCGCCGTGGGGTTCCGTCTGGCTGGATCGTGAGAGCGTGTTATTTGGCGATTCTACGTTGGCGCTACGTCAGTGGATGCGCGAAAACGGGATTCAGTTTGAAATGCAGCAAAACGAGCCAGAAGACCATTTTGGGTCGCTGTTGCTGCTGGCGGCCTGGCTTGCCGAGAATGGCCGTCATCATGAATGCGAACAACTTCTGGCCTGGCATCTGTTTCCGTGGTCGTCCCGCTTTCTGGACGTATTTATCGATCATGCCGGGCATCCGTTTTATCAGGCGTTGGGACAACTGGCGCGTCTGACTCTGGCGCAATGGCAAGCTCAACTCATTATTCCCGTCGCTGTAAAACCGTTATTCCGTTAA
- the yehW_1 gene encoding ABC transporter membrane protein → MHTLTLKRVLGFTIVILLLLALFIWGIGLETLKARQVDLLYLGQRHLMLVFTSMFFALLVGIPSGILLSRPAAKGFAEYVMQIFNVGNTLPPLAVLALAMVIIGIGDTPAIVALFLASLLPIVRNTYAGLCSVPASLIEAANGIGMTKWQRLRQVELPNAWPVMLSGIRIATAINVGTAPLAFLIGASSYGELIFPGIYLNDFPTLILGATATALFALILDTLLAWLGRRLSPHTA, encoded by the coding sequence ATGCACACCCTCACCCTAAAACGCGTACTTGGGTTCACTATCGTCATTTTGCTGTTACTGGCGCTGTTTATCTGGGGAATCGGTCTGGAGACGCTGAAAGCGCGTCAGGTCGATCTGCTGTATCTGGGGCAACGGCATTTGATGCTGGTCTTTACGTCCATGTTTTTTGCTTTACTGGTCGGTATCCCGAGCGGGATTTTACTCAGCCGTCCTGCGGCAAAAGGATTTGCTGAATATGTCATGCAAATCTTTAATGTTGGTAATACCTTGCCGCCGCTGGCCGTCCTGGCCTTAGCGATGGTGATTATCGGGATCGGCGATACTCCCGCCATTGTCGCGCTATTTCTGGCTTCCCTTCTGCCTATCGTCCGCAATACCTATGCGGGTCTCTGTTCCGTTCCCGCCTCACTGATTGAAGCGGCGAACGGGATTGGGATGACAAAGTGGCAGCGGCTTCGCCAGGTAGAGCTACCGAATGCGTGGCCAGTGATGCTGTCCGGTATTCGCATCGCGACCGCCATCAATGTCGGCACCGCGCCGCTGGCCTTTCTGATCGGCGCCAGCAGCTACGGCGAGCTGATTTTCCCGGGGATTTATCTCAACGATTTTCCGACGTTGATTCTCGGCGCAACGGCCACGGCGTTATTCGCGCTGATTCTTGACACTCTGCTTGCCTGGCTTGGGCGACGCCTTAGCCCTCATACCGCCTGA
- the opuCC gene encoding ABC transporter periplasmic binding protein — MGFRKHLLGWLAATLLFSSQTPAAPLVLATKSFTEQHILSAITVQYLQKKGFQVQPQTNIAAVISRNAMVNKQIDITWEYTGTSLIIFNRIDKRMSPQETYDTVKRLDAKLGLVWLKPADMNNTYAFAMQRKRAEAENITTISQMVAKIEQVRQNDPDHNWMLGLDLEFAGRSDGMKPLQQAYQMQLDRPQIRQMDPGLVYNAVRDGLVDAGLVYTTDGRVKGFDLKVLEDDKGFFPSYAVTPVVRKKVLEANPGLDDALNTLSGLLNNDVISTLNAQVDIDHHTPQQVAHQFLQDKGLL; from the coding sequence ATGGGATTCAGAAAACACCTGCTGGGATGGCTTGCCGCAACGCTATTGTTCAGTAGCCAGACGCCGGCCGCGCCGCTGGTTCTCGCTACTAAAAGCTTTACCGAGCAGCATATTCTCTCAGCGATAACCGTACAGTATTTGCAGAAAAAAGGCTTTCAGGTTCAGCCGCAAACCAATATCGCCGCGGTGATTTCACGTAATGCGATGGTGAATAAACAGATTGATATCACCTGGGAATACACCGGTACATCGCTGATTATTTTCAACCGTATCGATAAGCGCATGAGTCCACAGGAAACCTACGACACGGTAAAACGCCTGGATGCGAAGCTGGGTCTGGTGTGGCTCAAACCGGCTGACATGAACAATACTTATGCATTCGCGATGCAGCGCAAACGCGCCGAGGCGGAAAATATCACCACCATCTCGCAAATGGTGGCAAAAATCGAACAGGTCCGGCAAAACGATCCTGACCACAACTGGATGCTCGGCCTTGATCTGGAATTTGCCGGGCGCAGCGACGGGATGAAGCCCCTTCAGCAAGCCTATCAGATGCAGCTCGATCGCCCGCAAATACGACAGATGGACCCAGGACTGGTCTATAACGCCGTCCGGGATGGTCTGGTTGACGCCGGGCTGGTCTATACCACCGACGGACGGGTGAAAGGGTTTGATCTGAAAGTGCTGGAAGATGATAAAGGCTTCTTTCCAAGTTACGCTGTCACGCCCGTGGTGCGTAAAAAAGTGCTGGAAGCCAATCCTGGCCTTGATGACGCCTTAAACACCCTTTCCGGCCTGCTCAATAATGATGTGATATCGACCCTAAACGCCCAGGTCGATATCGATCATCACACGCCGCAACAGGTAGCCCATCAATTTTTGCAGGACAAAGGTCTGCTGTAA
- the yehW_2 gene encoding ABC transporter membrane protein: protein MDTIHYMLDNAGYLASLTFQHLWLVALAVGLAIIIGVPLGVLIVRHKWLATPVLGVATLLLTIPSIALFGLMIPLFSLIGHGIGVLPAVTAVFLYSLLPIVRNTHTALDSLPPGLREAGRGIGMTFWQRLRWVEIPMALPVIFGGIRTAVVMNIGVMAIAAVIGAGGLGLLLLNGISGSDIRMLIAGALMICLLAIALDWLLHRLQVVLTPKGIR from the coding sequence ATGGATACGATACATTATATGCTGGATAACGCAGGCTACCTCGCCAGCCTGACCTTTCAGCATCTCTGGCTGGTCGCGCTGGCCGTCGGTCTGGCGATCATCATCGGCGTACCGTTAGGCGTTTTGATTGTACGCCACAAATGGTTGGCAACGCCGGTATTGGGCGTCGCCACGCTACTTCTTACCATTCCGTCTATCGCGCTGTTTGGGTTAATGATCCCGCTCTTTTCGCTGATCGGACATGGTATTGGCGTTTTGCCCGCCGTGACGGCCGTTTTTCTCTACTCTTTACTGCCGATTGTCCGTAATACCCATACTGCGCTTGATAGTCTGCCGCCCGGTCTGCGTGAAGCGGGACGCGGCATCGGTATGACTTTCTGGCAACGGCTGCGTTGGGTCGAAATCCCAATGGCCCTACCGGTTATTTTCGGTGGTATCCGCACCGCGGTAGTGATGAATATTGGCGTGATGGCGATTGCCGCAGTCATCGGCGCCGGCGGTCTGGGGCTGCTACTGTTAAACGGCATTAGCGGCAGCGATATTCGCATGTTAATTGCCGGCGCGCTGATGATCTGTCTACTGGCGATTGCGCTTGACTGGCTGTTGCATCGTCTGCAAGTCGTCCTGACACCTAAGGGGATACGATAA
- the proV_2 gene encoding ABC transporter ATP/GTP-binding protein, whose protein sequence is MIKLENLTKQFVQKKGQPLKAVDNVNLNVPEGEMCVLLGPSGCGKTTTLKMINRLIAPSSGNILINGENTNDMDTVTLRRNIGYVIQQIGLFPNMTIEENITVVPRMLGWDKARCKQRAEELMDMVALDARKFLHRYPKEMSGGQQQRIGVIRALAADPPVLLMDEPFGAVDPINREVIQNQFLDMQRKLKKTVMLVSHDIDEALKLGDRIAVFRQGRIVQCASPDELLAKPANEFVGSFVGQDRTLKRLLLVSAGDVTDQQPTITARPSTPLSEAFGIMDENDIRAITVIDNDGKPLGFVKRREARNASGTCADITHPFRITGKAEDNLRIVLSRLYESNTSWMPIVDEDGRYNGEISQDYIADYLSSGRTRRALNIHESS, encoded by the coding sequence ATGATAAAACTGGAAAATCTCACCAAACAATTTGTACAGAAAAAGGGTCAGCCGCTAAAAGCCGTCGACAACGTCAACCTGAACGTGCCGGAAGGCGAAATGTGCGTATTACTCGGCCCCTCCGGCTGCGGCAAAACCACCACGTTAAAGATGATCAACCGGCTGATCGCGCCCAGCAGCGGTAATATTCTTATCAATGGCGAGAATACCAACGATATGGATACGGTAACGCTACGCCGCAATATTGGGTATGTTATCCAACAGATCGGCCTGTTTCCTAATATGACGATTGAAGAAAATATTACCGTTGTACCGCGCATGTTGGGTTGGGACAAAGCGCGTTGCAAGCAACGCGCCGAAGAGTTGATGGATATGGTAGCGCTGGATGCCAGGAAATTTCTGCATCGCTATCCAAAGGAGATGTCCGGGGGACAGCAACAGCGTATTGGCGTGATCCGCGCTCTGGCCGCCGATCCGCCGGTACTGCTGATGGATGAGCCCTTCGGCGCGGTGGACCCAATTAACCGCGAAGTGATCCAGAACCAGTTTCTGGATATGCAGCGTAAGCTAAAGAAGACCGTGATGCTGGTCAGCCATGATATCGACGAAGCGCTAAAGCTCGGCGACCGTATCGCTGTGTTCCGTCAGGGGCGAATTGTACAGTGCGCCAGTCCTGATGAACTGTTGGCCAAACCGGCCAACGAGTTTGTCGGGTCGTTTGTCGGCCAGGACAGAACGTTAAAGCGTCTGCTACTGGTCTCCGCGGGCGATGTTACCGACCAACAGCCAACCATTACCGCACGGCCTTCCACGCCATTAAGCGAGGCGTTCGGCATTATGGATGAAAACGATATTCGCGCCATTACCGTCATTGACAATGACGGTAAGCCGCTGGGATTTGTGAAGCGCCGGGAAGCGCGGAACGCCAGCGGAACCTGCGCCGATATCACCCATCCTTTCCGTATTACGGGCAAAGCGGAAGATAACCTGCGTATTGTGCTGTCCAGATTGTACGAAAGTAATACCAGTTGGATGCCGATCGTTGATGAAGACGGACGCTATAACGGTGAAATTTCTCAGGATTACATCGCCGATTATCTCAGTTCAGGCCGCACGCGTCGGGCGCTAAATATTCACGAAAGCAGCTAA